From the genome of Kluyveromyces lactis strain NRRL Y-1140 chromosome F complete sequence:
CTGCTTCTAGCTGATCTCCTAAGAAAATGTCATTCTGATTATCGTTGTCACACCATTCTCtgtatttcttcaagttgtAATCTGTCGGTGGGAATAAGATGAACTTCTTTGATCCCGAGATTACATTATAATAGACACTAGTTCCAGCAAAATCCAAATGAAAGTCTGTATATGCGTTACCCACGGACATTAATATGTATTTGGTAACTTTCGGCCGTTCGATGTCGGTCTCTGTACGTCCAAAATTCCAAACTATATCAACCAAATCGTTATTATTCACAGCATTGGGACGTCGTATcccatctttgaaactttcTACATGGCTTACCTCCAGGGATATAACATTTCTAATACGATCTCTATCGGAAGGGCTAGTATGAGAATAGTACTCGTTCCATTGAGAAAGTGTCCATTTCTCATTCATTTGAGTCTGAACATCCATAACGTCTAATGGATAATCATCCCCCATGATTTTTGTTAGATATTCCACGTTAAGTTTAACATGATCTTTCGAATCGACAAGACCTAGTTCATTAGCTGAAATCACATACATACCACTATCGGCAGGATCGGATACTCTTAATGGTACtttaatgatttggaaatcaGATTCCAATTCTGACGAGCTGATCGCCTTAGGATCTTTCCACTTTTCAAAGCATGCGAGGAAGGCTTGCGTATGTGGATGCTCATGCTTTAATCGTTTATCATTACCTTCATTTAGCGCAATGTAATCTATAGGTCTTTTATTTCTAAGTCTGTTTCTCTTTGTAAAAGCAATATCTTCTGTCCCCACTGACACACCgttcaacttcaacaacgCACACTTCGATTCATCATGTAGTGTGCATTTAAAAGATTCAACGTGCTTCTCTTTAAAAGCTAATAATTGTGAAGGATTCTCTAACTTCGGAACCACAAATTGAATAGGCACACACGTTAAGTGACACCAACCGTCACAGAATTCACAACCTACCCATATTGGCTGACCTTTATCCTCCGAATCATCCTTTTTGCAAAAATGACATTTCACTGTACCACTAGTCATAATCAACAAAGCAAAAAGGTAACTAAACAGTGTAATTTAATTCTGATCGATTCAAGATAAAGGCAACAAATATGTCTGCTTAGCTTTATGCCTCTCTTTATTCCTTCCTTTTATCTGAATTCTGTGTTGAATTTCGCTTGATTCCAAACGAAATATCaattatcaaaaaaaactaCCGTCATAAACCACTTTAAGACAAGGAGAAACAAGTAACACATATTTCAAGCTATAATTGCTAGTACAGAATCTCGCTCGAATTAAAACTTGCTACAAGTAGCTACAGGACAAATAGTACGCGAGCATCGAGGAATCTCGCTCTTTCATTACCGCGCTCTTCAGGCGTTTTTCCTCTCCTCTGATTCTTAAAAAATCATGAGTAGACACAAGGGCAGGTCCGGAACAGTGCCGTCAAACACATTATCAGCATATGATAACAATAGAGCTATAGTAGATAATTCtacttcaaaaaaaatcaatAATTCTAAGCCTCGTCCCATAAACTATGACCTATCAAGATTTACAATACCTAAATCCAAAGTTACGACCATACTTGATGACGATGATCTCAAAGAAGAGACAACTAGTTCTACTCTGCGGAATGGAGAGAGCAGTACCGCTGCTAATAGATCATTGTTAGAGTCACATAATGATATGCCAGGTATTCTTGGTAGCAATACTCACCAACAACCAAATGAAATAACAGAAAATTTTACAACAGAGGGCACAGTCAAAATTGTCAGCAAAGCATCAAAAGACCCTGTCTTCCAGCTGACTACAGCATTAAGTGTTACTCTTTCAAGGGGCAAAGATATGTCAAGCCCAGTGTtacttttccaattcatgAAGAAGTCCAAACCCATACAAGGGTTCTCGTTTACCTTAAATGATCAAACAGTGAGGTTTTGGTATGGCTTCAAAGGTGAAGGTTTCGGCGTAATATTCCCCAATGAAAAACAATTCTTGTTGCCAAATGTAGATAGAATCAAAACGAGATGTCTTTCTTGGATGGGTTCATTAAGTTCTTCAGAGTCTGCAAAGTTTTTACAGCTCATGGAGGcctttgaaagagaaatgtGTTTTACGGGTGTAGATGTATCGTCAGACCGAATATTCAAAGTCAAGAAAAGGGAAATTGATGCAATGCTTAATGAATATAAGGCTTCTCCTAGTACTGGAACAAATCAAATGGTCCTTTTTCCTGATCGGTACAAATCGGATAAACTCTTCAATAAGTGCCCCAACTCGTCACTGAACTCTCTACATAGAGGCAAACGCGGGTCTGGGAATGGCACAGTTATACAGCTTCCCGACTACAAACCGCTGACTTCATATCAGAACCAAACGCCAGACGAGACAGTATCGCAAGAGAGTTTCTATGGGAATCAGTCTACCTCTGAAAAAACCACTGAACATCCACCATTCATTTCTTACGTTTCTAATTTGAGGCGTGTCACAAGGTCCATATCTGATAACAAAAAACATGGCGATGTACATCATACATCTGATGAACTCATGGAAAGTGAAAACCCGGAGTTATTTGAACCCACCTTATCTTATACTTTCAATGATGGTTCCAAACTCTCGGTAACTAACCAGGACTTCAAATGTTTGTACAATAATGATTGGATAAATGATACAATTTTGGACTTTTTCCTAAAGTTTTATATTGAAGAATCGATAAGCGACAACGTAATATCGCGATCCGAAGTCTActtattttcttctttcttctacACTAAGCTTGTAAGTACAGAAGCAAGCAAATATGAAAACGTAAAGAAATGGGTAATTAACTCAGATCtgttttccaagaaatacGTCGTAGTTCCAGTGAATATGAATTATCATTGGTTCGGATGCATAATTGTAAATTTGGACAAGTTGAAGGTAGCCATAGAAGAGCAGTTAACCAAAAAGCTTACATCAAAAGGAGGTAATCTTAAATCACCTTCGCTCTCAAAAACTGAGGATGACCGAAACTCAAATATAGCAAGTGCTCCTACGAATGTCACTGCAGATAATATCGAGTTACCTACTGTATTCCTTTTAGTCTTTGATTCTCTACGACAAACGCATTCAAGATTAATGGACGCTGTGAAAGAATTTATTATTTCATACGGCAGAGACGTTCATAATTACGatattcaaagagaaaagcTCAAAGTAAGAACATGCCTTGTACCACAGCAACCCAATATGAGTGATTGTGGTGTCCATGTGATATTAAATACTAAGaaattttttgaaaaaccGAAAGAAACGCTCGATTTGTGGTTTGCAAAGTCGTCCTACAACCACTCTAAACTGGTAAAcgaattctttgaaaagaaagaacgCCGTTTTGCAAGGAAAACCTTAAGAGATGTCTTATTACTTCTCCAAAAGCAACAAATAGCCGCCCATGGGATATCATTGGGccaagaaaagaatgaaagCATAGAAGAGAATCATAGTGATTTGGAGATTATAGAAGATTTTGAGGCAAAAGAGATGGAAACCGACACTATGGAAGAAACAGGAGAGACCAATCATCCACCTAATCATAATAATATGCAATGCACTCCAATCGAGGCAAATCTGAATAGCAAAGCAAAAGCGCCTACACCAAATGTCGAGACTTCCATGTACTTCTTGAAATCCACACCATCAATCGAAAGATGTACTCCaaacaatgataataaGCATGAGGACCAACTGATTATAGTTCCAGAATCATCCCAAAATAGTGTTGCAAATAAAGATATTAATCTCGGAAATAAATCTGAAAGAGATTTTTATCAGTCTGCGCTTTTAAGTGATGATGACCATCGAAATGAATCAGATTCATGTGCCGATATGATTTCAAGTCAACCACCAGATAGGGCAAACTTTAGGGATCGATGTCCTACGGCGGAATTGGATGACATTGAAGATTCAACTTCTGATAATGAAAAGTCCAAGGTTTATGACATTTCTTGTTCACAACAGAGATGTAATGTGCCAGTTTCACCTGGGAAGCTGTTGAATGAGAAGCTGAAAACTTTGAGTACCAACACTGCGGTTACAAGTGATGCTAAATATTCGAATTGTAGGAAATATCAGACCGTTTCTTCGTTGATCAGACAGTCACGTGCAATTGTGGATAAAACGAGAGATTCTGACTCTAGAATTACACGctctgatgatgaaaatgaatgTGGCGGAAAATCTACTGACTCTATAAGGAAACAACTCTCCAATGAACTGCGAGAATCAAATACCGTGAGTTTGGGTaaatcatcgtcatctGACGGTGGCAAACTACATCAACCTAACAGCTGTAGTCCTTCTAAAAGCTCCTCTCTTCCGTCAGAGGATttggttgaagaaattgtgGAAGTACAACCTATTCTTGAGAAAGTTCATTCCAACAGAAAGGATaacaaaaggaaaattgTCCATCTCTTCAgcaataaagaaaataaatCTTACGGCAAAAATCCCAAAATACCCAAAGCCAGCTTTTTCGATCAATTTGCATCTAAATAGCTACATATCCTGTTTTCCATCATTTTACTTCCCAGTCGTAAGTAATAAATTTTAATGGTAAGACTAGATAAAATAATTcattgaataaaaaaatttcGCTAATAAATCTATAAAGACATCTTGACTGATCAAActattcttcaaagttttttAGTATCCTTCCTCTTGCATACACTTCGTCTCTCACACTTTGAGATAAAGAATTGTAAAGCGACTTGGATAAAATTGAGCTCACAGTTAGGAACGCCGAGGAAATCGTCACTACATCAACGTAGTAGAATGCCTTTTGAAATGTAGTCATAAGGGAATGATCTGCCGAGACAGAAGGCTgtatgaaaatgaaataaacAAATGGTGCCCATGAAGAGGTGTAAACTTGTTTGTGGGTAAGGAATTCAAACATAGAAAAACTATATTGCAGAGCAAAAGGTACCGCAATCATTGCAACGAGGTACACAAAGCATATATCCGTGACCCTAATGAGTAATCTTCTGAATCCTAATGTTTTATTCCGCTTCAAACTGCACTGTACCGCGATGTACGCCACTGCTGCTACTTGACAAAACAATAGAGCAGCTATTAATGAGTAAGCTGAATAGCCGCTGtattctgattttgatgcGAGGTTCGAAAGGAATGGAACAAACGATATATCAGGGCTTGTGTTTTCGAGAACGTCGCCTTTCCAGtagaaatctttgaagtaGGTGAATATGAAGACCGAATGATAATTGATATTCAACTTGAAAATGATTGGCATAAAGTAGAATGTAAAGACTGGATACACCATTGTTACAAAGCCTTTGATCAAGTTCCAAACATCACCTTCAGCAATTTCCGGTACTCTAAATTCATTGGCTACTGgattttcatcattttcgggaatattatcatcattgtGAACTATATGCTGATGATTATCGTCGTTTGGACCGTTATTTGGAACATCCCCATTGTGTTCGGCATTAACCTCCAATATTCTGTCATTTAGATGGATATTATTTAATAGATGTGCGTGGTAGGATGACAAAGCGAGAGACAAAAGTATCATACCAGAAGAAACGGAAAGAAGATTTAATGGTTTTACACTTTCATAGAGttcattttgaaatttcatTGCTGGGGGGATAACCGCATTCAACAATAATTGCAATCCAGTGATAATGGGAAGCCCAGCAAAATTTGAGATTAATAACACAGCAGTAAACAAAAGGGAAGCAAAGATCCATATGAAGACAATTAACAGCGAATAAGTGAAAGTAAAATGCGGAGGGACATAAACTACCttatattcatcaaattccGTGGGCTGTTTTTCTAGGTAGCCAAATTCTCCGGCATTTCGTTTCtgtctttctttgattttttcgATATCCAATGGCTTTAGAAGTTTGTCATCCTTAGTAACTGGGACGAACAACAATTGTgcatatttttttgatattatgTCGCTCGCAGGTACGCGCATCATGGTGCCATCGGGGACAAAATATGCGTGAACATCAGGAAtagttttgaaaagagtATAGGTTTCATCGAGCGATTTTGGATGAGAGTATAATTCTAGGTTGGACAGTTTTGCCTTGTTTGGGACGAACCATTTATAGTAAAAGTTCCTATAAATAACATGTCCTCTCTCAGTTGGTGAATCTTTTCCTAAGATGAAAGAGGAAAGTCTTAGTTTTCTGCAGCATATATTGAATACAAAGACCCAATATTGTCTAACATAAGCATCAATAACTCTATTCTTCGAGAGAATGAGATACGTTCCAGCAATGACTGCAATAGAAAACATAGAATTTGGTTTTATGAGAGTTGACAATCCATGCTTCATAGGTAAAAGTTCCGAATGTAAAATGTAAGGAAACAAAAGTCTCGTATGAAATCCAAAACCTACTAAAATGAATGCTGTATAGATTGCCATCGACAATGCAAGTCTGGAGAGTTGAAGTTTCATTGGGtatatcaaagaatccTGTAATAGCTTAATATTAGGATCATCTGGTGATCttatgaagaaaagaacacCCGGTCTGATAATATATTGTCTTACCATGCCGACATATTGAGCAAAATGATACATATAAACAGTACCAATCGCCcaataaataataaatgTCATAGGCGGCCAAAAGGAACAAAAACTCGGTACGAAAGTCAAGCTGCTCTGTGGTAATAATAGCGGTGAGATCAGTGACACATCAATCAAAAACCCCGCTAAAATC
Proteins encoded in this window:
- the ULP2 gene encoding SUMO protease ULP2 (some similarities with uniprot|P40537 Saccharomyces cerevisiae YIL031W ULP2 Peptidase that deconjugates Smt3/SUMO-1 peptides from proteins) is translated as MSRHKGRSGTVPSNTLSAYDNNRAIVDNSTSKKINNSKPRPINYDLSRFTIPKSKVTTILDDDDLKEETTSSTLRNGESSTAANRSLLESHNDMPGILGSNTHQQPNEITENFTTEGTVKIVSKASKDPVFQLTTALSVTLSRGKDMSSPVLLFQFMKKSKPIQGFSFTLNDQTVRFWYGFKGEGFGVIFPNEKQFLLPNVDRIKTRCLSWMGSLSSSESAKFLQLMEAFEREMCFTGVDVSSDRIFKVKKREIDAMLNEYKASPSTGTNQMVLFPDRYKSDKLFNKCPNSSLNSLHRGKRGSGNGTVIQLPDYKPLTSYQNQTPDETVSQESFYGNQSTSEKTTEHPPFISYVSNLRRVTRSISDNKKHGDVHHTSDELMESENPELFEPTLSYTFNDGSKLSVTNQDFKCLYNNDWINDTILDFFLKFYIEESISDNVISRSEVYLFSSFFYTKLVSTEASKYENVKKWVINSDLFSKKYVVVPVNMNYHWFGCIIVNLDKLKVAIEEQLTKKLTSKGGNLKSPSLSKTEDDRNSNIASAPTNVTADNIELPTVFLLVFDSLRQTHSRLMDAVKEFIISYGRDVHNYDIQREKLKVRTCLVPQQPNMSDCGVHVILNTKKFFEKPKETLDLWFAKSSYNHSKLVNEFFEKKERRFARKTLRDVLLLLQKQQIAAHGISLGQEKNESIEENHSDLEIIEDFEAKEMETDTMEETGETNHPPNHNNMQCTPIEANLNSKAKAPTPNVETSMYFLKSTPSIERCTPNNDNKHEDQLIIVPESSQNSVANKDINLGNKSERDFYQSALLSDDDHRNESDSCADMISSQPPDRANFRDRCPTAELDDIEDSTSDNEKSKVYDISCSQQRCNVPVSPGKLLNEKLKTLSTNTAVTSDAKYSNCRKYQTVSSLIRQSRAIVDKTRDSDSRITRSDDENECGGKSTDSIRKQLSNELRESNTVSLGKSSSSDGGKLHQPNSCSPSKSSSLPSEDLVEEIVEVQPILEKVHSNRKDNKRKIVHLFSNKENKSYGKNPKIPKASFFDQFASK
- the JHD1 gene encoding [Histone H3]-lysine-36 demethylase (similar to uniprot|P40034 Saccharomyces cerevisiae YER051W Hypothetical ORF), with amino-acid sequence MTSGTVKCHFCKKDDSEDKGQPIWVGCEFCDGWCHLTCVPIQFVVPKLENPSQLLAFKEKHVESFKCTLHDESKCALLKLNGVSVGTEDIAFTKRNRLRNKRPIDYIALNEGNDKRLKHEHPHTQAFLACFEKWKDPKAISSSELESDFQIIKVPLRVSDPADSGMYVISANELGLVDSKDHVKLNVEYLTKIMGDDYPLDVMDVQTQMNEKWTLSQWNEYYSHTSPSDRDRIRNVISLEVSHVESFKDGIRRPNAVNNNDLVDIVWNFGRTETDIERPKVTKYILMSVGNAYTDFHLDFAGTSVYYNVISGSKKFILFPPTDYNLKKYREWCDNDNQNDIFLGDQLEAGIAMELTEGNLFMIPCGYIHAVYTPEDSFIVGGNFLTLRDITTQLNVVEIEHQTKVPKKFTFPQFESVMGKTCEWLLNSDHIQSISSEDIENLVKYLSSSNIKYKPINYQSKKELITELKNKIIKFEHT
- the SSM4 gene encoding E3 ubiquitin-protein ligase SSM4 (some similarities with uniprot|P40318 Saccharomyces cerevisiae YIL030C SSM4 Protein involved in mRNA turnover integral nuclear membrane protein), producing MERHFAQRELDGRLDAQLGRPQPVEGEVQEDGINAQPAVVLENEDGQPTAILNLNLDYKYLPSYFSLVFSVIGGYLFISYALATLVGYLLNFIYFRVVIIMLNGVIVSAERLNIPEYNQKLIETFSLVSYVENWINGTVLMPIVSYYQGYMKGTAKHTMLVRMLAPASTYATFIVLCCCIPELLSRGHSKKLPLKNSLKRTIFKFSYIIKCTLKVLGLFTLELAGFPILAGFLIDVSLISPLLLPQSSLTFVPSFCSFWPPMTFIIYWAIGTVYMYHFAQYVGMVRQYIIRPGVLFFIRSPDDPNIKLLQDSLIYPMKLQLSRLALSMAIYTAFILVGFGFHTRLLFPYILHSELLPMKHGLSTLIKPNSMFSIAVIAGTYLILSKNRVIDAYVRQYWVFVFNICCRKLRLSSFILGKDSPTERGHVIYRNFYYKWFVPNKAKLSNLELYSHPKSLDETYTLFKTIPDVHAYFVPDGTMMRVPASDIISKKYAQLLFVPVTKDDKLLKPLDIEKIKERQKRNAGEFGYLEKQPTEFDEYKVVYVPPHFTFTYSLLIVFIWIFASLLFTAVLLISNFAGLPIITGLQLLLNAVIPPAMKFQNELYESVKPLNLLSVSSGMILLSLALSSYHAHLLNNIHLNDRILEVNAEHNGDVPNNGPNDDNHQHIVHNDDNIPENDENPVANEFRVPEIAEGDVWNLIKGFVTMVYPVFTFYFMPIIFKLNINYHSVFIFTYFKDFYWKGDVLENTSPDISFVPFLSNLASKSEYSGYSAYSLIAALLFCQVAAVAYIAVQCSLKRNKTLGFRRLLIRVTDICFVYLVAMIAVPFALQYSFSMFEFLTHKQVYTSSWAPFVYFIFIQPSVSADHSLMTTFQKAFYYVDVVTISSAFLTVSSILSKSLYNSLSQSVRDEVYARGRILKNFEE